A single region of the Streptomyces sp. ITFR-16 genome encodes:
- the argC gene encoding N-acetyl-gamma-glutamyl-phosphate reductase, protein MVVRAAVAGASGYAGGELLRLLLVHPEVEIGALTANSNAGQPLGALQPHLRPLAGRVLQATTAEVLAGHDVVFLALPHGQSAAVAEQLGDDVLVVDMGADFRLKDAADWEKFYASPHAGTWPYGLPELPGGRAALAGSKRIAVPGCYPTAVSLALFPAYAAQLVEPEAVIVAASGTSGAGKAAKPHLLGSEVMGNMSPYGVGGVHRHTPEMVQNLSAAAGEPVTVSFTPTLAPMPRGILATCSAKAKPGVSAELVRTAYEKAFADEPFVDLLPEGQWPATAAVYGSNAVQIQVAYDGAAGRVIVISAIDNLAKGTAGGALQSMNIALGLPEGTGLSTIGVAP, encoded by the coding sequence ATGGTGGTACGTGCAGCAGTGGCCGGGGCGAGCGGATACGCAGGCGGGGAGCTGCTCCGCCTTCTGCTCGTTCACCCCGAGGTCGAGATCGGGGCCCTCACCGCCAACTCCAACGCGGGCCAACCGCTCGGCGCGCTGCAACCGCATCTGCGCCCGCTGGCCGGCCGCGTCCTCCAGGCGACCACCGCCGAGGTGCTCGCCGGGCACGACGTGGTGTTCCTCGCGCTGCCGCACGGGCAGTCCGCCGCGGTGGCGGAGCAGCTCGGTGACGACGTGCTCGTGGTGGACATGGGCGCCGACTTCCGGCTCAAGGACGCCGCCGACTGGGAGAAATTCTACGCCTCCCCGCACGCCGGTACGTGGCCCTACGGGCTGCCCGAACTGCCCGGCGGGCGCGCCGCGCTCGCGGGCAGCAAGCGGATCGCGGTGCCGGGCTGTTACCCGACCGCCGTCTCGCTCGCGCTCTTCCCGGCGTACGCGGCCCAGCTCGTCGAGCCCGAGGCCGTGATCGTCGCCGCGTCCGGGACCTCCGGCGCCGGCAAGGCGGCCAAGCCGCACCTGCTCGGCTCCGAGGTCATGGGCAACATGTCCCCGTACGGCGTCGGCGGGGTCCACCGGCACACGCCCGAGATGGTCCAGAACCTCAGCGCCGCCGCCGGCGAGCCCGTCACCGTGTCCTTCACGCCGACGCTCGCACCGATGCCGCGCGGCATCCTCGCTACGTGCAGCGCGAAGGCGAAGCCGGGCGTGAGCGCCGAGTTGGTCCGTACCGCGTACGAGAAGGCCTTCGCGGACGAGCCGTTCGTCGATCTGCTGCCCGAGGGGCAGTGGCCGGCGACCGCCGCCGTGTACGGCTCCAACGCCGTCCAGATCCAGGTCGCGTACGACGGGGCGGCGGGCCGCGTCATCGTGATCAGCGCCATCGACAACCTCGCCAAGGGCACCGCGGGCGGGGCCCTGCAGAGCATGAACATCGCCCTCGGACTTCCCGAGGGCACAGGTCTTTCCACGATCGGAGTCGCACCGTGA
- a CDS encoding GNAT family N-acetyltransferase, translating into MTDFNVLDDTAGWQRDFERRLTASHLAAGLTGPAAARMMGDIRGCPADWTVAAITDAGTRVGYVAVAVTADDEAPAGRIGDLRIDPDHAGRGYEQAARDWAEQWCARRGARRVDIRLTEPAGDLFDAYGVHGQLRARRIDAPPEPVDGVTARPMTGTEYPQWLAAEKAGYIGDIVRAGALGPEEAARKSDDDFAKLIPEGLSTPDHTFLVLEAEGERIGTGWLKHRHLPGTTYGFSLHIEERHRGKGYGRAAMAAGERATLAADDGVLMFTVWGGNEVAMNLYTSAGYRIVEEIRSFALPRGAA; encoded by the coding sequence GTGACAGACTTCAACGTCCTTGACGACACAGCGGGTTGGCAGCGGGACTTCGAGCGGCGGCTGACCGCCTCGCACCTGGCGGCGGGGCTGACAGGTCCTGCGGCCGCGCGCATGATGGGGGACATACGAGGCTGTCCGGCCGACTGGACCGTGGCCGCGATCACGGACGCCGGGACCCGCGTGGGATACGTCGCCGTCGCCGTCACAGCCGACGACGAGGCGCCGGCGGGACGGATCGGCGACCTCCGCATCGACCCGGACCACGCCGGCCGGGGGTACGAACAGGCCGCCCGGGACTGGGCCGAACAGTGGTGCGCGCGGCGGGGCGCGCGCCGGGTGGACATACGGCTCACCGAGCCCGCCGGGGACCTCTTCGACGCGTACGGTGTGCACGGCCAGCTCAGGGCCCGGCGCATCGATGCCCCGCCGGAGCCGGTGGACGGTGTCACCGCGCGCCCGATGACCGGGACCGAATACCCGCAGTGGCTGGCCGCCGAGAAGGCCGGCTACATCGGGGACATCGTCCGGGCGGGGGCCCTCGGCCCCGAGGAGGCCGCGCGCAAGTCCGACGACGACTTCGCCAAGCTGATCCCCGAGGGCCTGTCGACGCCCGACCACACGTTCCTGGTCCTGGAGGCGGAGGGGGAGCGGATCGGCACCGGCTGGCTGAAGCACCGTCACCTCCCGGGGACCACGTACGGCTTCTCGCTGCACATAGAGGAGCGCCACCGGGGCAAGGGGTACGGACGGGCCGCGATGGCCGCCGGTGAACGGGCGACGCTCGCGGCCGACGACGGGGTGCTCATGTTCACCGTGTGGGGCGGCAACGAGGTGGCGATGAACCTCTACACGAGCGCCGGCTACCGGATCGTGGAGGAGATCCGGTCGTTCGCCCTTCCCCGCGGCGCGGCCTGA
- the argB gene encoding acetylglutamate kinase has protein sequence MSAARKHTALPKAQILIEALPWLTRHNGKTVVIKFGGNAMVDEELKAAFAQDVVFLRHAGLKPVVVHGGGPQISAQLDKQGLVSEFKAGLRVTTPEAMDVVRMVLAGQVQRELVGLLNEHGPLAVGMTGEDAHTITATQHRPTIDGELVDIGRVGEITAIDTGAIQALLDDGRIPVVSSIARSADDHHVYNVNADTAAAALAAALNAETLMVLTDVEGLYEDWPNSDDVISRLTATELEKLLPELSSGMVPKMQGCLHAVRNGVETARVIDGRVQHSILLEIFTDEGIGTMVVPDAQGEA, from the coding sequence ATGAGCGCCGCGCGGAAGCACACCGCACTCCCGAAGGCGCAGATCCTCATCGAGGCGCTGCCCTGGCTGACCCGGCACAACGGCAAGACCGTCGTCATCAAGTTCGGCGGCAACGCCATGGTCGACGAGGAGCTGAAGGCGGCCTTCGCCCAGGACGTCGTCTTCCTGCGGCACGCCGGCCTCAAGCCCGTCGTCGTGCACGGCGGCGGCCCGCAGATCAGCGCCCAGCTCGACAAGCAGGGCCTGGTCAGCGAGTTCAAGGCCGGGCTGCGCGTCACCACGCCCGAGGCGATGGACGTCGTACGGATGGTGCTCGCGGGCCAGGTGCAGCGCGAGCTCGTCGGCCTGCTCAACGAGCACGGCCCGCTCGCCGTCGGCATGACCGGCGAGGACGCGCACACGATCACCGCGACCCAGCACCGGCCCACCATCGACGGCGAGCTCGTCGACATCGGCCGGGTCGGCGAGATCACCGCGATCGACACCGGGGCCATCCAGGCACTGCTGGACGACGGCCGGATCCCCGTCGTCTCCTCGATCGCCCGCTCCGCCGACGACCACCACGTCTACAACGTCAACGCCGACACCGCGGCCGCCGCGCTCGCCGCCGCGCTGAACGCCGAGACGCTGATGGTCCTCACCGACGTCGAGGGCCTCTACGAGGACTGGCCGAACAGCGACGACGTCATCAGCCGTCTCACCGCCACCGAACTGGAGAAGCTCCTGCCGGAACTCTCCAGCGGCATGGTGCCGAAGATGCAGGGCTGCCTGCACGCCGTGCGCAACGGCGTGGAGACCGCCCGGGTCATCGACGGCCGGGTCCAGCACTCGATCCTGCTGGAGATCTTCACCGACGAGGGAATCGGCACGATGGTCGTGCCCGACGCACAGGGGGAAGCATGA
- the argJ gene encoding bifunctional glutamate N-acetyltransferase/amino-acid acetyltransferase ArgJ yields the protein MSVTAAQGFSAAGIAAGIKESGNPDLAVVVNQGPRCAAAGVFTSNRVKAAPVLWSEQVLKGGEVTAVVLNSGGANACTGPQGFQDTHATAEKAAASLNSAGYDETGGHGAGTVAVASTGLIGLPLPMDKLLPGIDKAVAQLSPHGGEKAAIAIKTTDTVHKTAVAGGEGWTVGGMAKGAGMLAPGLATMLVVLTTDADVDAAGLDAALRDATRTTFDRVDSDGCMSTNDTVLLLASGAGGITPEQGEFAEAVRTVCDDLARQLIGDAEGASKDIRIEVVNAATEDDAVEVGRSIARNNLLKCAIHGEDPNWGRVLSAIGTTKAAFEPDQLNVAINGVWVCKNGGVGEDRDLVDMRYREVRITADLAAGTESAVIWANDLTADYVHENSAYSS from the coding sequence GTGAGCGTCACGGCAGCACAGGGATTCTCGGCGGCGGGCATCGCCGCCGGAATCAAGGAGAGCGGTAACCCGGACCTGGCCGTCGTGGTCAACCAGGGGCCGCGATGCGCCGCCGCGGGTGTCTTCACCTCCAACCGCGTCAAGGCCGCCCCCGTCCTCTGGTCGGAGCAGGTGCTCAAGGGCGGCGAGGTCACCGCCGTCGTCCTCAACTCCGGCGGCGCCAACGCCTGTACGGGACCGCAGGGCTTCCAGGACACCCACGCCACCGCCGAGAAGGCCGCCGCCTCCCTGAACAGCGCCGGGTACGACGAGACGGGCGGGCACGGCGCCGGCACGGTCGCCGTCGCCTCCACCGGGCTGATCGGCCTGCCGCTGCCCATGGACAAGCTCCTCCCGGGCATCGACAAGGCGGTCGCCCAGCTCTCCCCGCACGGCGGCGAGAAGGCCGCCATCGCCATCAAGACCACCGACACCGTGCACAAGACCGCCGTCGCCGGCGGCGAGGGCTGGACCGTCGGCGGCATGGCCAAGGGCGCCGGCATGCTGGCCCCCGGCCTCGCCACCATGCTCGTCGTGCTCACCACCGACGCCGACGTGGACGCGGCCGGACTGGACGCCGCGCTGCGCGACGCCACCCGCACCACCTTCGACCGGGTCGACTCCGACGGCTGCATGTCCACCAACGACACCGTGCTCCTGCTGGCCTCCGGAGCCGGCGGGATCACCCCGGAGCAGGGGGAGTTCGCCGAGGCCGTCCGCACCGTCTGCGACGACCTCGCCCGCCAGCTGATCGGTGACGCCGAGGGCGCGTCCAAGGACATCCGGATCGAGGTCGTCAACGCCGCGACCGAGGACGACGCCGTCGAGGTGGGCCGCTCCATCGCCCGTAACAACCTCCTCAAGTGCGCCATCCACGGCGAGGACCCCAACTGGGGCCGGGTGCTGTCCGCGATCGGCACGACGAAGGCGGCCTTCGAGCCGGACCAGCTGAACGTCGCCATCAACGGCGTCTGGGTCTGCAAGAACGGCGGAGTCGGCGAGGACCGCGACCTGGTCGACATGCGCTACCGGGAGGTCAGGATCACCGCCGACCTCGCCGCGGGCACCGAGTCGGCCGTCATCTGGGCCAACGACCTCACCGCGGACTACGTCCACGAGAACAGCGCGTACAGCTCATGA
- a CDS encoding VOC family protein produces MNTDGRNAGGRGAGGSEGAGTMLVRSRVATRLPAQDLDRARRFYAEALGLDPVDERPGGLLYRCGGVDFVVFRSTGASSGAFTQMAWEVDDIEAAVRDLRGRGVVFEDVDVPGLRTRGGIAEVEGNYPGKGARGERGAWFRDSEGNLLAIGEPIV; encoded by the coding sequence ATGAACACAGACGGCAGGAACGCGGGCGGGAGAGGCGCGGGCGGCAGCGAGGGCGCCGGCACCATGCTGGTCCGCTCGCGCGTGGCGACCCGGCTGCCAGCCCAGGACCTGGACCGGGCGCGGCGCTTCTACGCGGAGGCGCTCGGGCTGGACCCCGTGGACGAACGGCCGGGCGGCCTTCTGTACCGGTGCGGGGGCGTGGACTTCGTGGTGTTCCGCTCGACGGGCGCCTCGTCCGGAGCCTTCACCCAGATGGCATGGGAGGTCGACGACATCGAGGCGGCGGTGCGGGACCTGAGAGGCCGCGGCGTGGTGTTCGAGGACGTCGACGTGCCCGGTCTCCGTACGAGGGGCGGGATCGCGGAGGTCGAGGGCAACTACCCGGGCAAGGGCGCTCGGGGCGAACGAGGGGCCTGGTTCCGCGACAGCGAGGGCAACCTGCTGGCCATCGGCGAGCCGATCGTCTGA
- a CDS encoding winged helix-turn-helix transcriptional regulator: protein MTSPVPRSPQGNRGDLFDPKCPTRGLLDRIGTKWMSMAVKVLAEASPEEVRFAELRRRMPGISQKMLSATLQGLTRDGLAGRRVEPTVPPRVYYRLTPLGLSLEEPLAMVRAWAEEHMAEIDRANRESDGSAASSRSDTTGGSVET from the coding sequence GTGACCTCCCCGGTGCCACGGTCCCCGCAGGGAAATCGCGGAGATCTGTTCGACCCGAAGTGCCCGACCCGGGGCCTGCTCGACCGGATCGGCACGAAGTGGATGTCGATGGCCGTCAAAGTGCTGGCGGAGGCGTCCCCGGAGGAGGTGCGCTTCGCGGAGCTGCGGCGCAGGATGCCCGGCATCTCGCAGAAGATGCTGTCCGCCACTCTCCAGGGCCTGACCCGCGACGGTCTGGCCGGCCGCCGGGTGGAACCGACGGTCCCGCCGCGCGTGTACTACCGCCTCACCCCGCTCGGCCTCTCCCTGGAGGAACCGCTCGCCATGGTGCGGGCCTGGGCCGAGGAGCACATGGCCGAGATCGACCGCGCCAACCGGGAGAGCGACGGGAGCGCCGCCTCCTCGCGGTCGGACACCACCGGAGGCAGTGTGGAGACATGA
- a CDS encoding alpha/beta hydrolase: MATFVLVPGAWKGSWAFEAVVPLLERAGHTVHALTLTGLRPDDGPAAVAAANLDTHADDVLRLLDRHRVTGATLVGHSYAGMVIAAAADRADGRIARLVHLDAYVPRDGESCWSSTNDHFRDVFATGASATGYAVAPPGSGGDPRRRPHPLASFLQSVRLTGAFDRVPRREFVHCSGWEDRTPFKGLRARLLADPGWRVHDLPTGHDAMHEAPEAVAALLLGD; this comes from the coding sequence ATGGCGACGTTCGTCCTTGTACCCGGTGCCTGGAAGGGCTCCTGGGCGTTCGAAGCGGTGGTTCCGCTGCTGGAACGTGCCGGTCACACCGTTCACGCCCTGACGCTCACCGGTCTGCGGCCGGACGACGGCCCTGCGGCGGTCGCGGCCGCCAACCTCGACACGCACGCCGACGACGTGCTGCGGCTCCTCGACCGCCACCGCGTCACCGGTGCGACGCTGGTCGGCCACAGCTACGCCGGGATGGTGATCGCGGCCGCCGCCGACCGCGCCGACGGCCGGATCGCACGGCTGGTCCATCTCGACGCCTACGTACCGCGCGACGGCGAGTCGTGCTGGTCCTCGACGAACGACCACTTCCGCGACGTGTTCGCCACCGGCGCCTCGGCCACCGGTTACGCGGTCGCACCCCCGGGCAGCGGCGGCGATCCGCGCCGCCGCCCCCATCCCCTCGCCTCGTTCCTGCAGTCGGTCCGGCTCACCGGCGCGTTCGACCGGGTCCCCCGCCGGGAGTTCGTCCACTGCTCGGGCTGGGAGGACCGCACGCCCTTCAAGGGACTCCGCGCCCGGCTCCTGGCCGACCCCGGGTGGCGGGTCCACGACCTCCCGACCGGGCACGACGCCATGCACGAGGCGCCGGAGGCGGTCGCCGCGCTGCTGCTCGGCGACTGA
- a CDS encoding helix-turn-helix transcriptional regulator, producing MYAAGGVLTVHTERGTSIVPADRAAWTPAGFTHDHRAHGDTDMRIVFLAPSLARLVPDRPTVFLVSGLAREALLALTGPHTYEDAAPRYTGAARDRLLRVLVDELREAPEPALHLPEPRDDRLRAVARTLRENPADNATLAELGRAVGAGSRTLSRLLHDELGMTFYEWRTHLRVHHALVLLAEGHDTLRTASACGWANPSSFIAAFTNIIGTTPGRYRTGRRTGPDP from the coding sequence GTGTACGCGGCCGGCGGCGTCCTGACGGTGCACACCGAGCGCGGTACGTCGATCGTTCCCGCCGACCGGGCCGCCTGGACGCCCGCCGGGTTCACGCACGACCACCGCGCCCACGGCGACACCGATATGCGGATCGTCTTTCTCGCCCCGTCCCTCGCCCGGCTCGTCCCGGACCGTCCCACCGTCTTCCTGGTCTCAGGACTCGCCCGCGAGGCCCTGCTCGCCCTGACGGGCCCCCACACCTACGAGGACGCCGCGCCCCGCTACACCGGCGCGGCACGCGACCGCCTCCTGCGCGTCCTGGTCGACGAACTCCGCGAAGCGCCCGAACCGGCCCTGCACCTGCCCGAACCACGGGACGACCGGCTGCGGGCCGTCGCCCGGACCCTGCGCGAAAACCCCGCGGACAACGCCACGCTGGCCGAGCTCGGAAGGGCAGTCGGCGCCGGCAGCCGCACTCTCAGCCGGCTCCTCCACGACGAACTCGGCATGACCTTCTACGAGTGGCGCACCCATCTGCGCGTCCACCACGCGCTCGTGCTCCTCGCAGAGGGCCATGACACCCTCCGTACGGCCTCCGCCTGCGGATGGGCCAACCCCAGCAGCTTCATCGCCGCGTTCACGAACATCATCGGCACGACCCCGGGCCGCTACCGAACCGGTCGCCGAACCGGACCGGACCCATGA